A DNA window from Borrelia sp. HM contains the following coding sequences:
- a CDS encoding YbbR-like domain-containing protein, with translation MIITKKFKDIMKLLFEDWQNKAIAILIAIIIFMIFYFNSIESITIEKKINILLEDEITLGKPPDFNKVLLTVKINRKDSKYLDLDRIALLVEAKGIKEAGEYELPIKIKNFNPIPIVEYHLSINKIVINVDKKFSKLVRIEPKLKLLEKENNKEEYFVAKYNIVPEKLKIYGPEKIIKTINAVKTKVKEFDTNTVFISEQLEVLSPAPLITLEKNHVIVNITLSKKYIQATIKNPNLIFNNLKSGLEIKMKEKIPDPENNMFIKIRSGLSEKTTKMHIANNNINFGLDLSQIETPGIYSINTDVILKNNTHGIEVHEYEPKIIKIEVISINQSIK, from the coding sequence ATGATTATAACTAAAAAATTCAAAGATATAATGAAATTATTATTTGAAGATTGGCAAAATAAAGCTATTGCTATCCTCATAGCCATTATTATATTTATGATATTTTACTTTAATAGTATAGAATCAATTACAATAGAAAAAAAAATCAATATCTTATTAGAAGATGAAATTACACTAGGAAAACCTCCTGACTTTAACAAGGTATTGCTTACAGTCAAAATTAATAGAAAAGATTCAAAATATTTAGATCTTGACCGAATAGCCTTACTAGTTGAAGCTAAGGGTATAAAAGAGGCTGGAGAATATGAACTACCAATAAAGATAAAAAATTTCAATCCCATACCTATTGTTGAATACCATCTTTCAATAAACAAAATTGTAATAAATGTTGATAAAAAATTTTCAAAATTAGTTAGAATTGAACCCAAATTAAAGCTACTTGAAAAAGAAAATAATAAAGAAGAATATTTTGTTGCTAAATATAACATAGTGCCAGAAAAATTGAAAATATATGGCCCTGAAAAAATAATAAAAACCATTAACGCTGTAAAGACTAAAGTAAAAGAATTTGATACCAACACTGTATTTATTTCAGAACAACTTGAAGTACTCTCTCCAGCTCCACTCATAACCCTTGAAAAAAATCATGTAATAGTTAATATAACTCTAAGCAAAAAATACATACAAGCAACAATCAAAAATCCTAATTTAATTTTCAATAACCTAAAAAGTGGATTAGAAATAAAAATGAAGGAAAAAATTCCAGATCCAGAAAATAATATGTTTATTAAAATAAGAAGCGGACTGTCAGAAAAAACAACCAAAATGCATATAGCCAATAATAATATTAATTTCGGTCTTGACTTAAGTCAAATTGAAACTCCTGGAATCTATAGTATTAACACAGATGTAATACTTAAAAATAATACTCATGGTATAGAAGTACATGAATATGAACCCAAAATAATAAAAATAGAGGTAATATCAATCAATCAATCAATAAAATGA
- the acpS gene encoding holo-ACP synthase: protein MTKSIGCDIIRVKRCSSFLQNRKKLERFFTQREIENLKMKGKESLESLAGKFSAKESLIKAISPLINNKIKYSLKDIEVIKSSKGNSIFQLHNDVKAFINQMNLKLYLTISHEREYAIAFVIVEN, encoded by the coding sequence ATGACTAAATCAATAGGATGTGATATAATAAGAGTTAAAAGGTGTAGTAGTTTTTTACAAAATAGAAAAAAATTAGAAAGATTTTTTACACAAAGGGAAATTGAAAACTTAAAAATGAAAGGAAAAGAAAGTTTAGAAAGTCTGGCTGGTAAGTTTTCAGCAAAAGAATCATTAATAAAGGCTATAAGTCCACTGATAAATAATAAAATAAAATACTCGCTTAAAGATATTGAGGTAATAAAATCATCAAAGGGAAACTCAATATTTCAATTACACAATGATGTTAAAGCCTTTATTAACCAAATGAACCTAAAGTTATATTTAACAATTTCACATGAAAGAGAATATGCTATTGCGTTTGTAATAGTTGAAAATTAA
- a CDS encoding DUF2225 domain-containing protein, whose amino-acid sequence MKKISYFTKYEIECPLCKQKFKKEELLTGSSRLIAGELKVDLKRNYVKNDKYGNIYPRIYSVIVCPNCYLAAFPNEFNAIIFVNNKIKKLLINDINNRKAIKSIFEDNLNFDAPRRLQEGAASYILAMMCYDYLDKNHNPTLNQAKCAIRTAWIFEDLDKENPNQNYNYLQKIFYYKAAYLYKLTLEKEQNNSEPINAAITFGPDTDKNYGYDSVLYLSSLLEYFYGNKEDKQYRYNQLIEIKTLLSKIAGMGKSSKEKPSILLDKIKEVYFKIANEIKTFK is encoded by the coding sequence ATGAAAAAAATATCATACTTTACAAAATATGAAATTGAATGTCCTTTATGCAAACAAAAATTTAAAAAAGAAGAATTATTAACAGGAAGTAGTAGATTAATAGCTGGAGAATTAAAAGTTGATCTAAAGAGAAATTATGTAAAAAATGACAAATATGGAAACATATATCCTAGAATATACTCAGTCATAGTATGTCCTAATTGTTATTTAGCTGCTTTCCCTAATGAGTTTAATGCAATAATATTTGTTAATAACAAAATAAAGAAACTCTTAATAAATGACATTAATAATCGTAAAGCAATAAAATCAATTTTTGAAGATAACTTAAACTTTGATGCACCAAGAAGACTTCAAGAAGGAGCTGCTAGTTATATACTTGCTATGATGTGCTACGACTACTTAGATAAAAATCATAATCCAACACTCAATCAAGCAAAATGCGCAATAAGAACAGCATGGATATTTGAGGATCTAGACAAGGAAAATCCAAACCAAAACTATAACTACTTGCAAAAAATATTTTATTATAAAGCCGCATACCTTTATAAACTAACACTTGAAAAAGAACAAAATAATTCAGAACCAATTAATGCGGCAATCACATTTGGTCCTGACACAGATAAAAATTATGGATATGATAGTGTTTTATACTTATCAAGTCTGTTAGAATATTTTTATGGCAATAAAGAAGATAAGCAATACAGATATAATCAGCTAATTGAAATAAAGACTTTGCTTTCTAAAATAGCTGGAATGGGAAAATCATCAAAAGAAAAACCATCAATACTCTTAGATAAAATTAAAGAAGTCTATTTTAAAATAGCAAATGAAATAAAAACTTTCAAATAA
- the truA gene encoding tRNA pseudouridine(38-40) synthase TruA, with protein MKKILAEIAYDGSLYYGFQIQPKKPTIQGEIEKALEKISKTKIKVHSAGRTDKGVHAKGQVISFYIGIKIKPKNLKIAINSILNNDIKIIKLKYVTDEFQPRFDAKKRKYSYYILNYENHYPWEGYQAYYVKKKLNIKRLNEMAEMLIGIHDFTTFSCIKDKTTSKLKEIYFARFKKKNKFIIFEIIGSSFLWKMIRSIVGTIIDIEIKNEPTDTFKKILNLKNRKFTRTTAPAKALFLDKIFYE; from the coding sequence ATGAAAAAAATACTTGCAGAAATAGCTTATGATGGTTCGCTATATTACGGATTTCAAATTCAACCAAAAAAACCAACAATTCAAGGAGAAATTGAAAAAGCCTTAGAAAAAATAAGTAAAACAAAAATTAAAGTTCATTCAGCCGGCAGAACGGATAAAGGGGTTCACGCAAAAGGGCAAGTCATATCTTTTTATATAGGAATCAAAATTAAGCCCAAAAATCTAAAGATAGCAATAAATTCTATTTTAAATAACGATATTAAAATAATCAAATTAAAATATGTAACAGATGAATTTCAACCTCGATTTGATGCAAAAAAAAGAAAATATAGTTATTATATACTAAATTATGAAAATCACTATCCTTGGGAAGGCTATCAAGCTTATTATGTAAAGAAAAAATTAAATATCAAAAGACTAAATGAAATGGCTGAAATGTTAATTGGAATACATGATTTTACAACATTTTCATGCATAAAAGACAAAACAACTTCAAAATTAAAGGAAATTTATTTTGCTAGATTTAAGAAGAAAAATAAATTTATAATTTTTGAAATAATAGGCTCATCATTTTTATGGAAAATGATAAGATCAATAGTAGGAACAATAATCGATATAGAAATAAAAAATGAACCTACTGATACCTTTAAAAAAATTTTAAATTTAAAAAATAGAAAATTTACACGAACCACAGCCCCTGCAAAAGCTTTATTTTTAGATAAGATTTTTTATGAATAA
- the priA gene encoding primosomal protein N', translating to MDSKLEHNFYYYEIAFNIPLNRLFFYRYNLKLKIGIRVITNFNGKDKIGIIIKRYTKEELKEDLKFEIKNILKVIDENELIIEHNINLAHWISKKTFSGFGEALFCGLPKALNLTKEKIKNKNDDKNANLNSKIPIQLNEEQNKIYQEIIVSNTQNTFYLFGIPGSGKTEIFIKLCENYLQQKKQIIFLIPEISLGYQIVKRIKANLGTNKVFEYNSKISQSNKVLIWNKVKNGENLIIIGIKSALMLPFKNLGLILMDEEHEHTYKSENTPRFHARHIGFFLQSTFNAKFIMGSATPSLEAYLAMENNQIKKMALKNKFFKKTFQELKIIDMKKTHQIISSELLYSIQKSLIDKRQSLIFINKRGYSKTIECNSCGYVICCPNCSFNLTYHKNENKLICHYCTHKINIINNCPDCNSQDMAYKAYGIQFIERELKKLLPNAKIARTDSDISKKEIINSISEFENGKLDILIGTQIIAKGFNFKQIKTLGIINADIGMGLPDFRSSERIFSIISQVLGRAARFQNDNTIIIQTKNTDYYAIKYAYEGKYEEFYQEEIKIRKELNYPPFKKIIRIVVRSYKEETAKHKCLEFFEISKAFLTNEIEYIGPSQAPMLKISKYYRYNIIYLSNSFSLLEKVIRNTREKVKSTRDAYIEIDYYPISLI from the coding sequence ATGGATAGCAAATTGGAACACAACTTTTACTATTATGAAATTGCCTTTAATATTCCCTTAAATAGACTTTTTTTTTATAGGTATAACTTAAAATTAAAAATAGGCATAAGAGTAATAACAAATTTTAATGGAAAAGACAAAATTGGAATCATAATTAAAAGATATACTAAAGAAGAACTTAAAGAAGATCTTAAGTTTGAAATAAAAAATATACTAAAGGTCATTGATGAGAATGAACTCATAATAGAGCATAACATTAATCTCGCACACTGGATTAGCAAAAAAACATTTTCTGGATTTGGAGAAGCCCTATTTTGCGGGCTACCTAAAGCTTTAAATCTAACAAAAGAGAAAATAAAAAATAAAAATGATGATAAAAATGCAAATTTAAATTCCAAAATACCCATTCAATTAAATGAAGAGCAAAATAAAATTTATCAAGAAATTATTGTATCAAATACACAAAACACATTTTACTTGTTTGGGATCCCTGGTTCTGGAAAAACAGAAATATTTATTAAACTATGCGAAAATTATTTACAACAAAAAAAACAAATAATTTTTCTCATTCCTGAAATTTCTTTAGGCTATCAAATAGTTAAAAGGATAAAAGCAAACTTAGGTACAAATAAAGTTTTTGAATATAACTCAAAAATATCACAATCAAATAAAGTTTTAATATGGAATAAAGTCAAAAACGGAGAAAATTTAATTATAATCGGAATTAAGAGTGCATTAATGTTGCCCTTTAAAAATTTAGGATTAATATTAATGGATGAAGAACATGAACATACATATAAATCTGAAAACACTCCAAGGTTTCATGCAAGACATATAGGATTTTTTTTACAAAGCACATTCAATGCCAAGTTTATAATGGGCAGCGCAACACCATCTCTTGAAGCATATCTTGCAATGGAAAATAATCAAATAAAGAAAATGGCTTTAAAAAACAAATTTTTCAAAAAAACATTTCAAGAACTTAAAATTATAGACATGAAAAAAACACACCAAATAATATCATCAGAATTGCTATATAGTATACAAAAAAGTCTAATTGATAAAAGACAATCATTAATATTCATCAATAAAAGAGGATATTCAAAAACAATTGAATGCAATAGTTGCGGATATGTAATTTGCTGCCCAAACTGCTCTTTTAATTTGACTTATCATAAAAATGAAAACAAACTCATTTGTCACTACTGCACCCATAAAATAAACATAATAAATAATTGTCCTGATTGTAACTCACAAGATATGGCTTATAAAGCATATGGAATTCAATTTATTGAAAGAGAGTTAAAAAAACTTTTGCCAAATGCAAAAATAGCAAGAACGGATTCTGATATTAGTAAAAAAGAAATTATTAACTCAATAAGTGAATTTGAAAATGGAAAATTAGATATATTAATTGGAACACAAATTATTGCAAAAGGCTTTAATTTTAAACAGATAAAAACATTGGGTATCATTAATGCAGATATTGGAATGGGACTTCCCGATTTTAGAAGTAGCGAAAGAATTTTCTCAATTATTTCACAAGTACTAGGAAGAGCTGCAAGATTCCAAAACGATAACACAATTATTATTCAAACAAAAAACACAGATTATTACGCTATAAAATATGCATATGAAGGCAAATATGAGGAATTCTATCAAGAGGAGATAAAAATTCGAAAAGAATTAAATTATCCTCCATTTAAAAAAATTATTAGAATAGTAGTTAGAAGCTATAAAGAAGAAACTGCCAAACATAAATGCCTAGAATTTTTTGAAATATCAAAAGCATTCTTAACTAACGAAATTGAATATATTGGCCCATCACAAGCCCCTATGTTAAAAATATCTAAGTATTATAGGTATAACATCATTTATTTATCAAATTCCTTCAGCCTACTTGAAAAAGTAATACGCAATACAAGAGAAAAAGTCAAATCAACAAGAGACGCCTATATTGAAATAGATTATTATCCAATCTCATTAATTTAA
- the udk gene encoding uridine kinase: MVKIIGIAGGSGSGKTTVVNKISEIIPEFVLISQDNYYKSVDDCDNAFLNVNFDHPDAFDNNLFYRQLKKLKENKPINMPLYDFIKHRRKSEALEIIPTPVVIVEGIMIFVEERVRNLIDLKIYIDTPNDIRFIRRLERDISKRGRTLQSVIEQYLSTTRAGYYRFIEPTKEYADLIIPEGGHNDKALYVLSSFLRTLGKESSGFF, encoded by the coding sequence ATGGTTAAGATTATTGGAATAGCTGGTGGATCTGGGAGTGGTAAGACTACAGTTGTTAATAAAATTAGTGAAATTATTCCGGAATTTGTTCTTATATCACAAGATAATTATTATAAGAGTGTTGATGATTGTGATAATGCATTTTTAAATGTTAATTTTGATCATCCAGATGCTTTTGATAATAATTTATTTTATAGACAGTTAAAGAAACTAAAAGAAAATAAGCCGATTAATATGCCACTTTATGATTTTATTAAACATAGAAGAAAATCTGAAGCTTTAGAGATAATACCTACTCCTGTTGTTATTGTTGAGGGTATTATGATTTTTGTTGAAGAGCGGGTGCGTAACTTGATAGATTTGAAAATATATATTGATACTCCTAATGATATCAGGTTTATTAGACGGCTTGAGAGAGATATATCTAAGAGAGGGCGTACATTGCAATCTGTTATTGAGCAGTATTTAAGTACTACTAGGGCTGGATATTATAGATTTATTGAGCCTACCAAGGAATATGCAGATCTTATTATTCCAGAAGGAGGACATAATGATAAAGCCCTTTATGTTCTATCATCTTTTTTAAGAACTCTTGGTAAGGAAAGTTCAGGTTTTTTTTAA
- a CDS encoding rhodanese-like domain-containing protein, with protein MSYVKFICLIFFLFFYIWFFIILKMKKINVALLEKIQNGAKILDIRSPKEYNKSHYARAINIPFKSLFAKKDKLGSTENHIIIYGKSFSKSFEAEKVLKGLGFKNVFVAGTLKNMPELSKSKEEVNG; from the coding sequence GTGAGTTATGTAAAGTTTATATGTTTAATATTTTTCCTCTTTTTTTATATTTGGTTTTTTATTATTTTAAAGATGAAAAAGATTAACGTGGCTTTACTTGAAAAAATACAAAATGGTGCGAAAATATTAGATATTCGCTCTCCTAAAGAATATAATAAGTCTCATTATGCAAGGGCAATTAATATTCCTTTTAAAAGTTTGTTTGCTAAAAAGGATAAGTTAGGTAGTACTGAGAATCATATAATAATTTATGGTAAAAGTTTTAGCAAATCATTTGAAGCTGAGAAGGTTTTAAAAGGATTGGGGTTTAAAAATGTTTTTGTTGCAGGAACATTAAAGAATATGCCTGAATTGTCTAAATCTAAAGAAGAGGTTAATGGTTAA
- a CDS encoding YitT family protein has translation MKKKRNKLTRIKQKIKFIILKVSRKQLKNIFKNPKLILLSTLQIITGSLLMAISTNILYIPHELLSGGISGIALMLHYLLNFNLGLTMFILNIPLFIIGIKFLNITFVIQSWIAMALYSLMVNYSQFLQYKVQINDMILVSILAGIISGLGLGLIFKAKGSSGGIDIISMIIKEKYSISIGTTNFLCNLAVLLIAVAFFNIEIALYTLIASFVTSIMTDKTSTGFGNQKAMLIVSDRGKEISYLITNKLKLAATLIDGKGAWAGNDKTIVFLVVPTIRTSRIRYISQKIDPNCFIAVLNTNEITGGKKIIESITNKQDSET, from the coding sequence ATGAAGAAAAAAAGAAATAAGCTAACTAGAATAAAACAAAAGATCAAATTTATCATACTAAAAGTATCTAGAAAACAGCTAAAAAATATCTTTAAAAATCCCAAATTAATACTACTAAGCACATTGCAAATAATAACAGGATCATTATTAATGGCAATATCTACAAATATTTTATATATACCACATGAGCTTTTAAGTGGCGGAATTTCTGGCATTGCTCTTATGTTGCACTATCTTTTAAATTTTAACTTGGGACTTACAATGTTCATATTAAATATTCCATTATTCATTATAGGTATCAAGTTCTTAAACATAACATTTGTCATTCAAAGCTGGATAGCAATGGCTTTATATTCTTTAATGGTTAACTATTCACAATTTCTGCAATACAAAGTGCAAATCAATGATATGATACTTGTATCAATTCTTGCAGGCATCATATCAGGTCTTGGCCTTGGCCTAATATTTAAAGCAAAAGGATCTTCAGGAGGTATAGATATAATTTCCATGATAATTAAAGAAAAATATTCAATTAGTATTGGAACCACAAATTTTCTTTGTAATCTTGCAGTATTACTAATTGCAGTAGCCTTTTTTAACATAGAAATTGCTCTTTACACTTTAATTGCTTCATTTGTAACATCTATAATGACAGATAAAACAAGTACAGGATTTGGTAATCAAAAAGCAATGCTTATTGTCTCAGATAGAGGGAAAGAAATATCTTATCTAATTACCAATAAATTAAAACTAGCAGCTACATTAATTGATGGAAAAGGAGCTTGGGCTGGAAATGACAAGACAATAGTTTTCTTAGTTGTTCCCACAATACGCACCTCTAGAATTAGATATATCTCACAAAAAATTGATCCTAATTGTTTTATTGCAGTGCTTAACACAAACGAAATAACTGGTGGTAAAAAAATTATTGAATCAATTACAAATAAACAAGATAGTGAAACTTAA
- a CDS encoding RluA family pseudouridine synthase has translation MKRYRKEFVVSKNAQRLDIYLSENLNFFTRSQLKKRELRAFKDNNGIFVSIKLSKPVFVNDKILIEFNEEVNLSENMMPLDLPIKILYEDTDVIVIDKPQGILSHPGISNFENTVVNFLLHHISGLKDNFHEDKIRPGIVHRLDKETSGIMICAKNLTTLNFLSKQFKERFVKKVYIAVVKGNFKIDSGIIETFIDRDRYDRKKFSVHENRGKRAFTKYKVFVNIGNYALIVLSPQTGRTHQLRVHMKYLNHPILGDSVYSKLDKGFLKTKSLMLHAFKLEINIKEGYLKKFTSGFPQRFIDFLSIFYDKEELSSLISDFLIFLEKF, from the coding sequence ATGAAAAGGTACCGTAAAGAATTTGTTGTAAGCAAAAATGCTCAAAGATTAGATATTTATTTGTCTGAGAATTTAAACTTTTTTACTAGAAGCCAACTTAAGAAAAGAGAATTAAGAGCTTTTAAAGATAATAATGGTATTTTTGTTTCAATCAAGTTGTCAAAACCTGTCTTTGTGAATGATAAAATATTAATAGAATTTAATGAAGAAGTAAATTTAAGTGAAAATATGATGCCTTTAGATTTGCCCATTAAAATTCTTTATGAGGATACAGATGTTATTGTTATTGATAAGCCTCAAGGTATTTTAAGTCATCCTGGTATATCTAATTTTGAGAATACTGTTGTAAATTTTCTTTTACATCATATTTCAGGCTTAAAAGATAATTTTCATGAAGATAAGATTAGACCTGGAATTGTGCATCGGTTGGATAAGGAAACATCTGGTATAATGATTTGTGCTAAAAATTTGACGACTTTAAATTTTTTGTCTAAACAGTTTAAAGAAAGATTTGTTAAAAAAGTTTATATTGCAGTTGTGAAAGGCAATTTTAAAATTGATTCTGGTATTATTGAAACTTTTATAGACAGAGACAGATATGATAGAAAAAAGTTTAGTGTGCATGAAAATAGGGGCAAAAGGGCGTTTACTAAGTACAAAGTATTTGTTAACATAGGAAATTATGCTTTAATAGTTTTAAGTCCTCAAACGGGGCGTACACACCAATTAAGAGTGCATATGAAGTATTTAAATCATCCAATATTAGGAGATAGTGTTTATAGTAAATTAGATAAAGGCTTTTTGAAAACAAAATCTTTGATGCTTCATGCTTTCAAACTTGAAATTAATATTAAAGAGGGATATTTAAAAAAGTTTACCTCAGGTTTTCCACAAAGATTTATTGATTTTTTATCAATTTTTTATGATAAAGAAGAATTAAGTTCACTTATTAGTGATTTTCTTATTTTTTTAGAAAAGTTTTAA
- a CDS encoding diphosphate--fructose-6-phosphate 1-phosphotransferase yields MTSIFQKERYKYIPKLPKILETDFQNINVVFGEKTEALQDRDALGHIFKNIYGIPVVNFIQGPSNVDYTKVLNVGIILSGGPAPGGHNVVAGIFDAIKRSNSNSKIFGFKGGPSGLLEDRKIEITQDLIDAYKNTGGFDIVSSGRTKMETDAQYEQALSVALKNNLNAIIVIGGDDSNTNAALLAEFFKKKQHDIQVIGVPKTIDADLKNEHIQISFGFDSATKTYAELIGNLCRDAISTKKYWHFVKLMGRSASHVALECALKTHPNICIISEEVLAKNKTLSELVSDITSVVVKRSLKGYDFGIIVIPEGVIEFIPEVKSLMVELCNIFDSSKNEFRGLEVEDIRKVFISNLNGYMREVYISLPLFIQSELVHSVLERDPHGNFNVSRVPTEKLFMEMVSVRLEELRQLGEYSGKFIPIDHFFGYEGRSVAPSNFDSNYCYSLGYNAAILVLNGLTGYMSSIKNLNKSVTEWIAGGVPLTMMMNMEERYGVSKPVIKKALVDLSGVPFNEFVENRDEWALNNMYVYPGPIQYFGIPELVDEIPLTLKLELKNF; encoded by the coding sequence ATGACCTCAATTTTTCAAAAAGAGAGATATAAATATATTCCAAAATTGCCTAAAATTTTGGAGACTGATTTTCAAAATATTAATGTTGTTTTCGGAGAAAAAACAGAAGCTCTTCAGGATAGAGATGCTTTAGGACATATTTTTAAAAATATTTATGGAATTCCAGTTGTGAATTTTATTCAAGGTCCTTCAAATGTGGATTATACAAAGGTTTTAAATGTGGGAATCATTCTCTCAGGTGGTCCAGCTCCTGGAGGACATAATGTTGTTGCTGGTATTTTTGATGCTATAAAAAGGTCTAACTCAAATTCAAAAATATTTGGCTTTAAAGGTGGACCTTCAGGATTATTAGAGGATAGGAAAATTGAAATTACTCAAGATTTAATAGATGCATATAAAAATACGGGAGGTTTTGATATTGTATCTTCTGGTAGAACTAAAATGGAGACCGACGCTCAGTATGAGCAGGCTTTGTCAGTTGCACTTAAAAACAATCTTAATGCTATTATTGTTATTGGTGGGGATGATTCAAATACTAATGCAGCTTTGTTAGCAGAGTTTTTTAAGAAAAAACAACATGATATTCAAGTTATTGGTGTTCCAAAAACAATTGATGCTGATTTAAAAAATGAGCATATTCAGATTTCATTTGGATTTGATTCTGCAACTAAAACTTATGCTGAATTAATAGGTAATTTATGTCGTGATGCTATATCAACTAAAAAATATTGGCATTTTGTTAAGCTTATGGGCAGGAGTGCATCTCATGTTGCTCTTGAGTGTGCTTTAAAGACACATCCTAATATTTGCATTATATCTGAGGAAGTTTTAGCAAAAAATAAAACTTTATCAGAACTTGTTAGCGATATAACTTCTGTTGTAGTAAAGCGTTCCTTGAAAGGATATGATTTTGGTATTATTGTAATTCCTGAAGGTGTTATTGAATTTATTCCTGAAGTTAAATCTTTGATGGTTGAGTTGTGTAATATATTTGATAGTAGTAAAAATGAGTTTAGGGGTTTAGAAGTTGAAGATATAAGAAAGGTTTTTATATCTAATCTTAATGGATATATGAGAGAAGTTTATATATCGTTGCCTTTATTTATTCAGAGCGAACTTGTACATTCTGTATTAGAAAGAGATCCTCATGGTAATTTTAATGTGTCAAGAGTTCCTACTGAGAAACTATTTATGGAAATGGTTAGTGTTCGATTAGAAGAGTTAAGACAACTTGGTGAGTATAGTGGTAAATTTATTCCTATTGATCATTTTTTTGGTTATGAGGGTAGAAGTGTTGCTCCTTCAAATTTTGATAGTAATTATTGTTATAGTTTGGGGTATAATGCTGCAATACTTGTTTTAAATGGATTAACAGGCTATATGTCTAGTATTAAGAACTTAAACAAGAGTGTTACTGAATGGATTGCTGGTGGAGTTCCTTTAACTATGATGATGAATATGGAAGAGAGATATGGTGTTTCTAAGCCTGTTATTAAAAAAGCTCTTGTTGATTTAAGTGGAGTACCCTTTAACGAGTTTGTAGAAAATCGTGACGAATGGGCATTAAATAATATGTATGTTTATCCAGGCCCTATTCAGTATTTTGGTATTCCTGAACTTGTTGATGAGATACCTTTAACATTAAAATTAGAATTAAAAAATTTTTAA
- the queA gene encoding tRNA preQ1(34) S-adenosylmethionine ribosyltransferase-isomerase QueA, giving the protein MNTKEFYFELPYNLIAQYPSKKRGLSRLMVLDPCNQRIYHNSSIIDIFKYINSNVCLVFNDSRVRKSRIYAITEHGSSVEFLILDRLSDDMFTSLISKAKRQNIDKVYKFPQGLLGQIISRSGDEFILKFNRCVDESYFENYGLIPLPPYIKRNYDKEDEERYQTIYSKSVGSSASATAGLHFSKEFFFSLDENNIEYYFITLHVGLGTFLPVRTKIIEEHKMHFETFSIKDSVAFKLEQAKALGKKILAVGTTTLRALESSYYKQKGFMRGEQKTNLFIYPGKGYEFQFVDMLFTNFHTPESTLLMLVSSFGGKDFVFNAYKEAIKMNYKFFSYGDATLFLNHI; this is encoded by the coding sequence ATGAATACCAAAGAGTTTTATTTTGAATTGCCATATAATTTAATAGCACAGTATCCTAGTAAAAAGAGGGGCTTGTCAAGATTAATGGTTCTAGACCCTTGTAATCAAAGGATTTATCATAATTCTTCAATAATCGATATTTTTAAATACATTAATAGCAATGTTTGTTTAGTATTTAATGATTCAAGGGTTAGAAAATCAAGAATTTATGCTATCACAGAGCATGGGAGTAGTGTTGAGTTTTTGATTTTAGACAGGTTATCAGACGATATGTTTACATCTTTAATTTCTAAGGCTAAAAGACAAAATATTGATAAAGTGTATAAGTTTCCTCAAGGTTTATTAGGTCAAATAATTTCAAGATCAGGTGATGAATTTATACTTAAGTTTAATAGATGTGTAGATGAATCTTATTTTGAAAATTATGGACTTATTCCTTTGCCACCTTATATTAAGAGAAATTATGATAAAGAAGATGAGGAGCGTTATCAGACGATTTATTCAAAAAGTGTGGGTTCATCAGCATCAGCTACAGCAGGCTTGCATTTTAGTAAGGAGTTTTTTTTTAGTTTGGATGAAAATAATATTGAATACTATTTTATTACCCTTCATGTTGGTCTTGGTACCTTTCTTCCTGTAAGAACAAAGATAATAGAGGAGCATAAAATGCATTTTGAGACTTTTTCAATCAAAGATTCTGTAGCTTTTAAACTTGAGCAGGCAAAAGCTTTAGGTAAAAAAATTTTGGCTGTTGGAACAACTACTCTTAGAGCATTAGAGTCTTCTTATTACAAGCAAAAAGGATTTATGCGAGGTGAACAAAAGACCAATCTTTTTATTTATCCAGGTAAAGGATATGAATTTCAATTTGTTGATATGCTTTTTACAAATTTTCATACACCAGAATCAACGCTTTTAATGTTAGTTTCTTCATTTGGTGGCAAAGATTTTGTGTTTAATGCTTACAAAGAAGCTATAAAAATGAATTATAAATTTTTTTCTTATGGTGATGCTACTTTATTTTTAAATCATATATAG